One window of Sphingobacteriales bacterium genomic DNA carries:
- a CDS encoding amidohydrolase translates to MNQTHIPIDTIVVNSKIYSVDNQFRQFEAIAIDKGKILELGTTKHLKKRYAAKELIDGKGRYVYPGLIDAHCHLLRYAKQLKELDLFGANSMDEVIDRTKQYAAANPNLKAIVGRGWNQNLWIPPEMPDNLKLNKEFPNIPVVLTRIDLHAAIANSAALQQAGLIENPNSIDGGIVVLKNGFPTGLLIDNAIQKVVETLPELSDDEFIRLLMKAQKNCLAVGLTTIGDALVMPDEMRLLLNMETNNQLALRINAMMLATESNIEKYSKKGIQLYSKLTFRTFKFFADGALGSRGAWLQEPYSDDPENVGIPMLNEELFITQLNKIKSCGFQVATHAIGDAANQFVLKCYSQVLTPGNNLRWRLEHAQIMPTQYLSIIRDYKVIPSVQPTHATSDMYWVKDRIGNRLKNAYNFRQLLRHGGLLAMGSDFPVEDINPLLGFYAAISMKDLNGFPNGGFKPEETITRKEALKAMTIWAAYAQFSENSLGSLEVGKQADLCMLTSDLMNIPENEVPNTEVLLTMVNGVIEHRII, encoded by the coding sequence ATGAATCAAACTCATATTCCTATAGATACTATTGTAGTTAATTCTAAAATTTACTCGGTTGACAATCAATTCCGCCAGTTTGAAGCAATTGCGATTGACAAAGGCAAAATCTTAGAATTAGGAACTACAAAACACCTGAAAAAACGCTATGCTGCCAAAGAGTTGATTGATGGTAAGGGAAGATATGTTTATCCGGGGTTAATTGATGCTCACTGCCATTTATTGAGGTATGCAAAACAGTTAAAAGAACTCGATTTGTTCGGTGCAAATTCTATGGATGAAGTAATAGATAGAACAAAGCAATATGCTGCAGCAAATCCAAACTTGAAAGCTATAGTTGGCAGAGGCTGGAATCAAAACTTGTGGATTCCGCCTGAAATGCCAGATAATTTGAAACTAAATAAAGAATTCCCAAACATACCGGTCGTGTTGACACGCATAGATTTACACGCTGCTATTGCAAATTCTGCCGCATTACAACAAGCCGGATTAATAGAAAATCCCAATTCAATTGATGGTGGGATTGTTGTACTAAAAAATGGTTTCCCAACCGGATTATTAATTGACAATGCCATTCAAAAAGTGGTTGAAACACTTCCAGAACTTTCTGATGATGAATTCATAAGATTGTTAATGAAAGCGCAAAAAAACTGTTTGGCAGTTGGATTGACCACCATAGGAGATGCCTTGGTAATGCCGGATGAAATGAGGTTGCTCTTAAACATGGAAACCAACAATCAATTAGCACTTAGAATAAATGCCATGATGTTGGCAACAGAATCGAATATCGAAAAGTATTCAAAAAAAGGCATCCAACTATATTCTAAACTGACTTTCAGGACATTTAAGTTTTTTGCAGATGGAGCTTTAGGGTCGAGAGGTGCTTGGTTGCAAGAACCTTATTCAGATGATCCGGAAAATGTTGGAATACCAATGCTGAACGAAGAATTATTTATTACCCAATTGAATAAGATTAAATCTTGCGGATTTCAGGTGGCTACTCATGCAATAGGAGATGCGGCCAATCAATTTGTTTTAAAATGTTACAGCCAAGTACTCACTCCCGGCAACAACCTGCGCTGGAGGTTGGAACATGCTCAAATTATGCCGACACAATATTTATCAATAATCAGAGATTATAAAGTCATACCATCCGTTCAACCGACACATGCCACTTCAGACATGTATTGGGTGAAAGATCGAATAGGAAACCGGTTAAAAAATGCCTACAATTTTCGCCAGTTACTTCGACATGGTGGATTGCTTGCAATGGGAAGTGATTTTCCGGTTGAAGATATAAACCCTTTGTTAGGATTTTATGCTGCCATCAGCATGAAAGATTTAAATGGTTTTCCAAATGGAGGGTTCAAACCGGAAGAAACAATCACAAGAAAAGAAGCATTAAAAGCCATGACGATTTGGGCTGCTTATGCACAATTTTCAGAAAACAGTTTGGGAAGTCTGGAAGTTGGCAAACAAGCCGACCTTTGTATGTTAACTTCAGACCTGATGAATATTCCAGAAAATGAAGTTCCAAATACAGAAGTATTGCTTACCATGGTTAATGGCGTAATAGAACATAGGATTATTTAG
- a CDS encoding trypsin-like peptidase domain-containing protein: MDKTIEQYRNVVVQIATPYSTGTGFYVKEYDLIVTNFHVVSDSVEAVINGNQIPETTTTVLFKDPAYDLAFLEMPSNAPKPEVHLNSHVIQGEIILAIGHPYGLKYSATKGIVSKVERQYNNIKYIQIDASINPGNSGGPLVNLNGEIVGVNTFILQGGENLGFALPAYYLRESLEEYLPFKGKRSTRCISCFNLVLQSNAVDNYCPNCGARLSFYEEEVYQPVGRAKLIEELISELGKNPVLARRGANAWEINHGTALIEITYEEELRYIIGDAQLCRLPRNNIKEIYEFLLRENYSLDNVMFSVYEQDIILSTVIYDAYFTREMALTIFKNLFEKADFYDNILVEKYGAIWKAKEE; this comes from the coding sequence ATGGACAAAACAATTGAACAATACCGCAATGTTGTGGTTCAGATAGCAACTCCATATAGCACCGGTACCGGATTTTATGTAAAGGAGTATGATTTAATAGTTACTAACTTTCATGTAGTCAGTGATAGTGTTGAAGCTGTAATTAACGGCAATCAAATTCCTGAAACTACGACTACCGTTTTATTTAAAGACCCTGCATACGATCTTGCTTTTCTGGAAATGCCATCTAATGCACCAAAGCCTGAAGTTCATTTAAACTCACATGTAATACAAGGCGAAATAATTTTGGCTATTGGTCATCCTTATGGGTTAAAATACAGTGCAACAAAAGGAATTGTTTCAAAAGTAGAGCGACAATATAATAACATCAAATATATACAGATTGATGCTTCAATAAATCCGGGTAACAGTGGGGGGCCTTTGGTAAATTTAAACGGTGAGATAGTTGGAGTGAACACATTTATTTTGCAAGGAGGTGAAAATTTAGGTTTCGCTTTACCGGCCTATTATCTCAGAGAATCTTTGGAAGAATATTTACCATTCAAAGGGAAAAGATCTACACGATGTATTTCATGTTTTAATTTGGTTTTACAATCGAATGCAGTTGACAATTATTGCCCAAACTGCGGGGCAAGACTGTCTTTTTATGAAGAAGAAGTTTATCAGCCTGTTGGCAGAGCGAAGCTGATAGAAGAATTAATTTCAGAGTTGGGAAAAAATCCTGTTCTTGCAAGAAGAGGTGCTAATGCTTGGGAAATCAATCATGGAACTGCTTTGATTGAAATAACCTACGAAGAAGAACTTCGGTATATTATAGGAGATGCTCAACTTTGCAGGCTTCCCAGAAACAATATTAAAGAGATATACGAGTTCCTGTTGAGAGAAAATTATTCACTTGACAATGTGATGTTTAGTGTTTATGAGCAAGACATTATTTTATCAACGGTAATTTATGATGCCTATTTTACCCGGGAGATGGCTTTAACTATTTTCAAAAATCTTTTTGAAAAAGCTGATTTTTACGACAATATTCTCGTAGAAAAATATGGGGCAATCTGGAAGGCCAAAGAAGAGTAA
- a CDS encoding peptidoglycan synthetase, whose translation MRLHFIAIGGSIMHQLAIAMQRKGHLVSGSDDAIFEPSKSNLERNNLLPDKTGWFPEIITNELDGIILGMHAKKNNPELLKAQASGIPVWSYPEFLYRHAANKRRIVIAGSHGKTTITSMVMHVLKYWGCKFDFIVGAKIPGFEESVSLTEEAPIIVIEGDEYLASAIDLKPKFLYYRPHTALISGIAWDHINVFPVYKEYVEQFRLFADSIEDGGDLVYFAGDKEVESIALKVKHANKYPYTTPDYITDQNEIWQVIRNGKEYPIQIFGEHNLQNLIGAKMVCELSNNISETQFFEAIQSFTGASKRLEIVANSKSCTVYKDFAHAPSKVTATTKAVKAMHPNRQLIACLELHTYSSLNTDFLPFYANTLQPAEKAVVFYDPEALAIKNLPPVSDSFIINCFKHPNLIVFNTPQDMQNYLMSLDFENTDLLLMSSGNFGGINLNSIAIFATE comes from the coding sequence ATGCGATTACATTTTATTGCCATTGGTGGAAGTATTATGCACCAATTAGCGATTGCTATGCAAAGAAAAGGTCATTTAGTCAGCGGTTCTGATGATGCAATTTTTGAGCCGTCTAAATCAAATCTGGAAAGAAACAATTTGCTTCCGGATAAAACAGGATGGTTTCCTGAGATAATAACCAATGAACTTGATGGCATTATCCTGGGAATGCACGCTAAAAAAAATAATCCGGAATTATTAAAGGCACAGGCATCCGGTATTCCTGTTTGGTCGTATCCCGAATTTCTTTACCGACATGCAGCAAACAAAAGAAGAATTGTAATAGCCGGTAGTCATGGTAAAACTACCATTACTTCTATGGTTATGCACGTTTTAAAATATTGGGGCTGCAAATTCGATTTTATTGTCGGTGCAAAAATTCCCGGATTTGAAGAGTCTGTTTCTTTGACCGAAGAAGCCCCCATTATAGTTATAGAAGGTGATGAATATCTTGCATCTGCCATTGACCTGAAACCTAAATTTCTATATTACCGTCCTCATACTGCTCTTATTAGCGGAATCGCATGGGATCATATCAATGTCTTTCCTGTTTATAAAGAATATGTCGAACAATTCAGGTTGTTTGCAGACAGCATAGAAGATGGAGGGGATTTGGTCTATTTTGCCGGAGATAAAGAGGTTGAATCTATAGCTCTAAAAGTTAAACATGCAAATAAATATCCTTACACAACTCCGGATTACATTACTGATCAAAATGAAATTTGGCAAGTAATCAGAAACGGAAAAGAATACCCTATTCAAATATTTGGGGAACATAACCTGCAAAATCTGATTGGTGCTAAAATGGTATGCGAACTATCAAATAATATTTCCGAAACTCAATTTTTTGAAGCTATTCAATCATTTACCGGCGCGTCAAAAAGGCTCGAAATAGTAGCTAATTCAAAAAGTTGTACGGTTTACAAGGATTTTGCACATGCCCCTTCAAAAGTAACAGCAACGACTAAAGCGGTCAAAGCAATGCACCCTAACAGGCAACTTATCGCCTGTCTTGAATTACACACTTATAGTAGTTTGAATACTGACTTTTTGCCTTTTTATGCAAACACTTTGCAACCGGCAGAAAAAGCTGTTGTTTTTTACGATCCGGAGGCTTTGGCTATTAAAAATCTTCCGCCAGTAAGCGATAGTTTTATTATCAATTGTTTTAAACATCCAAACCTGATCGTTTTTAACACGCCTCAAGACATGCAAAACTATTTAATGAGTTTAGATTTTGAAAACACAGACTTGCTTTTGATGAGTTCGGGCAATTTTGGGGGTATCAATTTGAATAGTATTGCTATATTTGCAACGGAATGA
- a CDS encoding 3'-5' exonuclease, producing MLQLQRPLAIFDIETTGVNLATDRIVEISVLKLMPDGNTLSKTWRLNPTIPIPPQASAIHHIYDEDVANEPFFSQIAEKLSELLKDSDIAGYNSNQFDVPILIEEFLRVGIDFRNTERKFIDVFRIFQKMERRDLAAAYKFYCNKDLESAHSAEADVMATYEILIGQLSLYKDSLQPNVPFLHDFSSDQVFVDSGRRLISENGVIKFNFGKHKGKPVEEVFGIEPQYYDWIMKSDFLLDTKQKVKEIRDTIKAKTGK from the coding sequence ATGCTCCAACTTCAGAGACCGTTAGCCATTTTTGATATAGAAACAACTGGAGTCAATTTAGCAACTGACAGAATTGTTGAAATCAGTGTCTTAAAGTTGATGCCAGATGGAAACACTTTAAGTAAAACATGGCGTTTAAATCCTACCATTCCCATACCTCCTCAAGCTTCGGCAATACACCATATTTATGATGAAGATGTTGCCAATGAACCTTTCTTTTCACAAATTGCTGAGAAACTGAGCGAATTGTTAAAAGACAGCGATATTGCCGGCTATAATTCCAATCAGTTTGATGTGCCGATTTTGATTGAAGAATTTCTAAGGGTTGGGATTGATTTTCGAAATACGGAAAGAAAGTTTATTGATGTTTTTCGTATTTTCCAAAAAATGGAAAGAAGAGATTTGGCTGCTGCCTATAAGTTTTATTGTAATAAGGATTTAGAATCTGCACACAGTGCTGAGGCAGATGTAATGGCTACCTATGAAATCCTGATTGGTCAATTATCACTATACAAAGATAGTTTACAGCCTAACGTTCCTTTTTTACATGACTTTTCTTCTGATCAAGTATTTGTCGATTCCGGCAGGAGGCTAATTTCTGAAAATGGTGTTATCAAATTTAATTTTGGCAAACATAAGGGCAAACCGGTAGAAGAGGTTTTCGGTATAGAACCTCAGTATTACGATTGGATTATGAAAAGCGACTTTCTGTTAGATACTAAACAAAAAGTCAAAGAAATCAGAGATACCATAAAAGCAAAAACGGGAAAATAA
- a CDS encoding polyprenol monophosphomannose synthase, translating into MADSIVIIPTYNEKENIAAMVEKVFSLPKDFHLLIIDDNSPDETGAIVQQLIDDKFEGRLFLEQRKGKLGLGTAYIHGFKWALQKEYSYIFEMDADFSHNPDDLVRLYDVCASGKADIAVGSRYVTGGKVENWPMNRILLSRFASLYVRLITWLPVHDTTAGFVCYKRIVLESLNLDKIKSVGYGFQIEMKFASWRLGFTIAEIPITFTDRIWGVSKMSSGIFKEAALGVIKMKWQSFFKNYARTLIS; encoded by the coding sequence TTGGCTGACAGCATCGTAATTATACCTACTTATAATGAGAAAGAAAACATTGCCGCAATGGTAGAGAAAGTGTTTTCGTTGCCCAAAGATTTTCATTTGTTGATCATTGATGACAATTCTCCCGATGAAACAGGGGCAATAGTTCAACAATTGATAGACGACAAGTTTGAGGGGAGGCTGTTTTTGGAACAAAGAAAGGGCAAACTCGGATTGGGAACGGCTTATATTCACGGGTTCAAATGGGCTTTGCAAAAAGAATATTCCTATATTTTTGAAATGGATGCGGATTTTTCACACAATCCGGACGATTTGGTTCGGTTGTATGATGTTTGTGCTTCAGGAAAAGCCGATATCGCAGTTGGTTCAAGATATGTAACCGGTGGGAAGGTTGAAAATTGGCCTATGAACAGAATATTGCTGTCGCGTTTTGCTTCATTATATGTCAGACTTATCACCTGGCTACCTGTACATGATACTACCGCAGGTTTCGTTTGCTACAAACGCATAGTTTTGGAAAGTCTGAATTTAGACAAAATCAAATCGGTAGGCTATGGTTTTCAGATTGAAATGAAATTTGCTTCCTGGCGACTTGGATTTACTATTGCCGAAATACCAATTACATTTACCGACAGGATTTGGGGAGTTTCTAAAATGAGCAGCGGTATTTTTAAAGAGGCCGCGCTGGGAGTAATTAAAATGAAGTGGCAAAGTTTTTTTAAAAACTATGCCCGCACCTTGATTTCTTAA
- the eno gene encoding phosphopyruvate hydratase — MSLISDIRARQVLDSRGNPTVEVEIITEDGSMGRAIVPSGASTGKHEAVELRDKDVDIYLGKGVTNAVENAFKIFNEIEGMSVFDQAEIDSLMCEIDETENKSNLGANAILGVSMAVARAAAACLKQPLYRYLGGVNATTLPIPMMNILNGGAHADNSIDFQEFMVVPVGAETFADALRMGVEVFHHLKTVLKGKGYSTNVGDEGGFAPNIKSNEEAIETVLHAIEKAGYRPGEDILIAIDAAMSELYLPEKKMYSFKKSTGDMLTSNEMVEYWAEWCKKYPIISLEDGMDEDDWDGWAKLTEELGHSIQLVGDDLFVTNVNRLADGIEKEIANAILIKVNQIGTLSETFNCVRLAGRYGYNSVISHRSGETEDTTIADIAVALNTGQIKTGSASRSDRIAKYNQLLRIEEELGTAAFYPGKYYRFM; from the coding sequence ATGAGCTTAATTTCAGACATCAGAGCAAGACAGGTTTTAGACTCTCGAGGAAACCCAACTGTTGAAGTGGAAATAATTACCGAAGATGGCAGTATGGGCAGAGCGATTGTTCCGAGCGGAGCAAGCACCGGAAAGCATGAAGCGGTTGAACTTCGCGATAAAGATGTTGATATTTACTTGGGAAAAGGCGTAACCAATGCGGTAGAAAATGCTTTTAAAATTTTTAATGAAATAGAAGGGATGAGTGTTTTCGATCAGGCCGAGATTGATTCTCTGATGTGTGAGATTGATGAGACCGAAAATAAAAGCAATCTTGGAGCAAATGCCATTCTGGGAGTTTCAATGGCAGTGGCGCGTGCGGCAGCAGCTTGTTTAAAGCAACCGCTTTACCGCTATTTGGGGGGAGTGAATGCGACAACTTTACCCATTCCCATGATGAATATCCTAAACGGTGGCGCTCATGCCGACAATAGTATAGATTTTCAGGAATTTATGGTGGTGCCTGTGGGGGCTGAAACTTTTGCCGATGCACTGCGGATGGGCGTTGAAGTATTTCATCACCTTAAAACTGTCTTGAAAGGCAAGGGTTATTCTACTAATGTTGGGGATGAGGGAGGTTTTGCACCAAACATCAAATCCAATGAAGAAGCTATCGAAACGGTATTACATGCCATTGAAAAGGCAGGTTATCGCCCGGGAGAGGATATTCTGATTGCCATTGATGCGGCTATGTCCGAACTCTATTTGCCTGAAAAAAAGATGTATAGCTTCAAAAAATCTACCGGAGATATGCTGACCTCCAACGAGATGGTTGAGTATTGGGCGGAATGGTGCAAAAAATACCCCATTATTTCTTTAGAGGATGGAATGGACGAAGATGACTGGGACGGATGGGCAAAATTAACCGAAGAATTGGGCCATTCCATTCAATTAGTAGGGGATGATTTGTTTGTTACCAATGTTAACCGTCTTGCTGATGGTATTGAGAAAGAAATTGCAAACGCTATTTTGATTAAAGTCAACCAAATCGGCACACTTTCTGAGACATTTAACTGCGTGCGGCTTGCAGGCAGGTACGGATATAACAGCGTTATCAGTCATCGTTCAGGCGAAACGGAAGACACGACAATTGCAGATATAGCGGTGGCATTAAATACTGGACAGATTAAAACAGGGTCTGCTTCGCGCTCTGACAGGATAGCTAAATACAATCAATTGCTTAGAATTGAAGAAGAGCTTGGAACTGCTGCTTTTTACCCCGGGAAATACTATCGCTTTATGTGA
- a CDS encoding toxin-antitoxin system YwqK family antitoxin, translated as MHSLKSLLIVFAMFAIASCSQESKKAESTVSKEDYILTEYPGGGGLQKAVKKDKQLKVVEEGDMLNGKKEGTWVTYFVNSGLISSVTSYKDGKKHGLMLKADETGGITEKMFYINDQLEGQRLVYNRTRVKEEANYKNGKLEGPRKLYYDNAKLQEEGVFKNGKREGKAIWYDQEGNKTIEYTYKDGEKVE; from the coding sequence ATGCACAGCTTAAAATCATTACTAATTGTATTCGCAATGTTTGCGATAGCCTCATGTAGTCAGGAAAGTAAAAAAGCAGAAAGCACGGTAAGTAAAGAAGACTATATTCTTACAGAGTATCCGGGAGGTGGAGGACTTCAAAAAGCGGTTAAAAAAGACAAACAGTTAAAAGTGGTAGAAGAAGGCGATATGCTGAATGGTAAAAAAGAAGGCACCTGGGTTACTTATTTTGTCAATTCAGGGTTAATTTCTTCAGTAACAAGTTACAAGGACGGGAAAAAGCACGGGTTAATGCTCAAAGCAGATGAAACAGGGGGGATTACTGAAAAAATGTTTTACATAAACGACCAGTTGGAAGGCCAAAGGCTTGTTTACAACCGAACAAGAGTTAAGGAAGAGGCAAACTACAAAAACGGGAAATTAGAAGGCCCCCGAAAGCTTTATTACGACAATGCAAAACTTCAGGAAGAAGGAGTTTTTAAGAACGGAAAAAGAGAGGGTAAAGCCATCTGGTATGATCAGGAAGGCAATAAAACAATTGAATATACCTATAAAGACGGAGAAAAAGTAGAATAA
- a CDS encoding T9SS type A sorting domain-containing protein: protein MTFVNKSGSNLGDFPNIGDNKKLAVAPSNPNYIYAVTIFPNGCLRQVLQSSNGGDVWVEIGAGVNGVFNPLGTSSYCQGWYDLCIIADPSNPERIFVGGLTLWSWSSTDNWQAVTDGSESYFNPYYVHVDLHTLTYHPTDPNIIYIGCDGGVFRTTNATQNAPTWKALNKNYNVTQFYAIAAGYDGRVLGGTQDNGTIFTSFDTDSYFAGLDVTGGDGGFTDISKINPDVMFAANQEGALRRSPNGGESFAYGGFLDENIDCQPTQANGDCDSDGHVDNNPLFITPTILYEDLTTGLAVYATGNGVGQVWMTIEALNVSKVPHWQVVGTFTGGGTVSSVSIARDPSGKVMILAGSTGGRVMVLRNVLVDEFGPNPSIAAISAINRKIFSVSEITGQSSGRYVTSVTSNPGNPQEIVVTMGNYNNNNYVFRTTNAFSSSATFTSIQGVGDNALPPMPVYSLVIDADNPNRLFAGTDLGVWMCDIVQTGVSTYEYTWSEQNNTIGRIPVFRIRQEPIKQQGCNVLYIGTHGKGFFRSTTLTFPPPNCDTSLPGWGNAVGTGQADQSGKLNVKIAPNPVSKTGTIMVELPANYTKTANLSVKIFNLMGQQVSDILFSSGNGEVQAIPLDVTKLSAGTYLAVVEMENNRISSRFVVQ from the coding sequence TTGACTTTTGTAAACAAAAGCGGCAGCAATCTGGGCGATTTTCCGAACATTGGCGACAACAAAAAACTGGCTGTTGCCCCTTCCAATCCAAATTACATCTATGCTGTTACCATTTTCCCAAACGGTTGTCTTCGTCAGGTCTTGCAATCTTCCAATGGCGGAGATGTATGGGTCGAAATCGGAGCCGGGGTAAACGGCGTTTTCAACCCGCTTGGCACGTCCAGCTATTGTCAGGGATGGTACGACCTCTGTATTATTGCAGACCCCTCCAATCCTGAAAGAATATTTGTCGGAGGATTGACGCTGTGGTCCTGGTCCTCAACCGACAACTGGCAAGCAGTTACAGACGGATCTGAAAGTTATTTCAACCCCTACTATGTCCATGTTGACCTTCACACTCTGACTTATCATCCTACCGACCCCAATATCATATACATCGGTTGTGATGGCGGCGTATTCAGAACCACCAATGCCACTCAAAATGCTCCAACGTGGAAAGCCCTTAACAAAAACTACAACGTAACCCAGTTTTATGCCATCGCCGCAGGTTATGACGGAAGGGTGCTGGGCGGAACTCAGGACAACGGAACTATCTTTACCAGCTTCGATACCGACTCATACTTTGCAGGATTAGACGTTACCGGCGGTGACGGAGGATTTACCGACATTTCAAAAATAAATCCCGATGTCATGTTTGCAGCCAATCAGGAAGGCGCTTTAAGACGCTCTCCCAACGGCGGAGAATCCTTTGCCTATGGCGGATTTTTGGACGAAAACATAGACTGCCAACCCACACAGGCTAATGGCGATTGCGACTCAGATGGACATGTTGACAACAATCCTCTCTTCATCACGCCCACTATTTTGTATGAAGATCTCACCACCGGACTGGCAGTTTATGCAACAGGGAACGGAGTCGGTCAGGTTTGGATGACTATCGAGGCGTTAAACGTCAGCAAAGTTCCACACTGGCAGGTAGTCGGCACTTTCACGGGAGGCGGAACCGTCAGTTCGGTCAGCATAGCCCGCGACCCTTCTGGCAAGGTCATGATCTTGGCAGGCTCTACCGGAGGAAGAGTCATGGTGTTGAGAAACGTGCTGGTGGATGAGTTTGGCCCTAATCCTTCCATCGCTGCCATTTCGGCCATTAACAGAAAAATATTTTCAGTATCCGAAATCACCGGTCAAAGTTCCGGTCGCTACGTAACCTCTGTTACCTCCAATCCGGGAAATCCGCAGGAAATAGTGGTAACCATGGGAAATTACAACAACAACAACTATGTTTTCAGAACTACCAATGCCTTTAGTTCGTCAGCCACATTTACTTCTATTCAGGGCGTTGGAGATAATGCGCTGCCTCCGATGCCGGTATATAGTTTAGTCATTGATGCCGACAACCCCAACCGCCTCTTTGCCGGAACCGACCTTGGCGTATGGATGTGTGATATCGTTCAAACAGGAGTAAGCACTTATGAATACACCTGGTCTGAACAAAACAATACCATCGGCAGGATTCCGGTATTCAGAATCAGACAAGAGCCCATCAAACAACAAGGTTGTAATGTGCTGTATATCGGAACACACGGTAAAGGGTTTTTCAGAAGCACTACCCTCACATTCCCGCCGCCCAACTGCGATACTTCTTTGCCCGGATGGGGAAATGCCGTTGGAACCGGTCAGGCTGACCAAAGTGGAAAACTAAATGTAAAAATTGCGCCTAACCCTGTTTCAAAAACCGGAACTATAATGGTAGAATTGCCCGCCAATTATACGAAAACAGCCAATCTATCCGTCAAAATCTTCAATCTGATGGGGCAACAGGTTTCAGACATACTTTTTAGTTCCGGAAACGGAGAGGTTCAGGCAATCCCCCTTGATGTAACCAAACTATCTGCCGGAACTTATCTGGCAGTTGTAGAAATGGAAAACAATCGCATAAGTTCCAGATTTGTAGTGCAATAG